The genomic DNA ATACGATGCGGACGGCAACGCCGTCATACCCGTTGACGGCTATATTTCCGTTACCGTAAAGGGCGGCGTTCTCCGCGTACAAAAAGCGGATCGTACATATGCGCTTGTTTCCGAAAGCGCGCTGGCGCGTTTTGCGGGGCAGTATTCCATGTTGGTCGAAGAATTCGAACTCGTTTTCGATAAAGTAAACGGCACGGCAAACCTCGTTTCCAAATTGAAAGGACAAGAGTCCGTCACTCGTCCCGTAACCTTAACGGTAGCGGACGAAGGCGACGTGGAAGACGCCGTGATCGCCGTGGAAGGCGTCGATTGGGAGTTCAGATACGACTTCGCCGCGAAATACCTGCGATTGGACAACTATGCAAATCCCGCCGATTTCAATGTGATCGATACGGACGGCGTTTACCTTGCGGCCAAAGAAGAGGCGGACGCATACGTCGCAAACATGCCTGTCGGAACGTTCGTGAATTACGATAACACCGGTACGATAACGGCAAATGAAAACGGGGAAATTTTCTATAACGGGTATCCCGTCACGATCTATTGCTCGATGTACAACGCTTCCGTTCAATGCTATATTTCCTATAATTCCAACAATCGCGAACAGAATTTTGTGATCGATAAAGATTATTTCCAACTGAGCATTTATAAATATATCTATCTTCCTCAGGATTACAGTCAGTTCTTCGGTATTTATTATCTGAAAGATAACGACGGTCTGCACAGCGGCGATAAGATTTCTTTCATGGAATATTCGGGACAATATTCCGTAATAGTCGGTTCCGTCACTTACGATTATCTGAAAGGGCAGGTCAAATTTGTACTGAACGGAGACGTTCTGACCGCAACGTTGACGAGAGAAGGCGAAACCGCTTTTGACGTTGTGTTTACGGACGGTATAACCGTTGCGAACGGAGATTCCGAATTCCTGAAAGTACAGAGTCTGATAGAATATGCAGGTTATGCGGGCAAATATATTTATGGCAACGCAAAGGGCGAACACCTTTCTTACGACAATCAAGGTGCGTTTACGCTCGGCGGCGAGACTACCGGCGATTATACCATTCAGAAAACGGATAACGGTACGAAATTAACGCTGAATTTCGGCGGCGAAACGCGTACGGTCGAATGGGGCGCAGATAACCGTTACCTGACCGTGAACGGAAACGATCTGTTCGTTTACAGCGAGATGGCGAGAGATACGGACGGCAGAACTTCCGGCATGAATTACGTTTCGGGGGATGACGTCGTAAAATTCGTCGACGATACTTATTTTGTCAACGACGCCCCGTTAACAGACCTTTCGTTCTCTTTGGTCGACGACGGCAATGAAAACGGCAGAAACGTTTTGCAGGTGAAAGGCAAACTCGGCGCGGTCGAGTATACGATCGTGCATTATTCGCAGGCGGTACTCAAAGTAAACGGCGAAGTGTATGTAGCGGAAGTGTTCGGCGGCATTTACGGCAGCGAATTCAAGCCGACGGTTGATTCCGAAAACACATTCAAACTGGGCGCGGACGGAAAAATGATGTTCCGCGGAAAAGAAATATTTGTCTATTCCGCAAACACCTATACGCATTTTGATTTCTATCAGGATTCGAAATTGTATTATTATTCCTTTTCGGTAAATGCGACGAATATTACATTTAACGATTCCATCGTCTATGAAGTTCCCTATTATTTTGCGGCGTTTTTCGATTTTAAAGGCGCATATATCTCCGCAGACGGTACGAAAGCCTTCTATTTCGCGGAAAAAACCGTTTATTATGACGAAACTTCATCCACGTCTTTCAGCGTCATCCCTACGGAGAGCGGCGCAACGATGAAATTGGGCGATCGTACCGCAATATTTACCAAAACCGCCCAAGGCGTTATTTCTTTGGTTTATAACGGAATCACTTACAATCCTGTATCTTTCGACCTGAACGATATTGTCGGAGATTATATCGTCTATAACGGCAATTCCGGCGGCATTAAAATGAGTTACAATCCGAATGATACCTCATATTATGCGCCCAAACTCAGTAAACTGATCGTTCGGAACGGCGAGATCACGCCTGTGATCAATTTCAACTACGGCGACAATGCATATCTGATCAAAAATACCGATGGCGCCACGGCGGCGAAATTGCCTTACCTTGCCGTACAGGATAAATTTGCGAACTTGATCGGCTCGGAATTGTTTAACGGTAAAAGTCTTTCCATTGCCGTAGGCGTGACCACCAAACCCGACAGCACCGATTTGATGCCTTCGCTCGTCGTGCTGTACGACGGCGAAACCGCTACGCTCGTGAAAGAGGATTACCAGAATTTCAGAGTGACGTTGGGCGGGAAAGAGTACTTCTTGCGCAGCAACAGCGATTCTGCAACGAAAGATATTCTGCCGCTTCTCGTATTCGAAAGTTGGTGGGAAGATTATGACGGCGAATACAAATTCAACGGCAATACGGTCAAACTTGAAATCACCGTGGGCGGCGCGGAGGATCAGCCCGCCACCGTATTGAAAACGACGTTCAACGGCGAAGAGATAGAACCTGCGTTCGAAGATATAACGGGCGGTAAAATGATGACGTTTACTTTGGACGGAGTTACGTATAAGGGCGTCATGAGCAAAACGGGGTCTGTCAACGTTGCCGTATACAAGACGTTTGAATATGATTTCTTCTATACCGAAAACTTTACGAATACGGTAGAGGGCAAAGCGCTTTCCCTGCCTGTTGTGATATCCGGCGATTTTGCAGAGTACGTGAACGGCTATGCGATCAAATTTGATCTGACGAATGCGAAATACGGCGAAGAGAGCGTTATCTATGCGCAGTATCTCTATACCGAAGGCATTTTGATTTTCGAAACCGCAACCCAGAGTTATGCTTACGACATTGCCGCAAAACAATTATATAGCGACGTTTTGCCCGAAGGCAGCGATTTCCGCGGCGCAGTGAACGAAGGCGAGTACGGAAGCGTTCTGGATGACGTACAGATTCTCGTCCGCTTTGTGTCGTTTGATAAGACGAGCGGAAAAGCCGTTCTCGGTTTCTATTTCGACGATAGTTATCGCGGTACGAATCTCAACCTGGCGACTTCTGTCCGTGTAAACGAAAATCTTTATAAACTGACGGGAAAAACGGCTGCGGCAGATTCCGTGACCGCATATCTCGAAAAACAGGCGGACGGTACGTTTGTTCTCTATACAGAGAGCGAATATCTCTTTGACGGCGAGTTTACCGTAGACGGAAAAACTCTTGTGATCGAGCGCAGCATTGCCGCAGGCGTCAGAAGTTATACCGCTTCGTATGACGGCGCCGATGCCGTGGATATCAAACCCGATTTCAACGCAAATTCCTTTACTTTGGTCTTGAACGGAAAATATTATTACGTGACTTGGACGATCGAAAATGAAAAAGTTTCTTTCGCGCTTGAAGAGATTCCCGCAGCGGTCATGCAGTTCGTTAAAGGAAACACGTATGTTTACAATACGTATTATTCGTATCATGAAACGATGATGAATATTACTTTTGCGGGCATGTCGGGCGAAGGCGCTCTGTTCAATATCGAATGTTCCGGAAGCATAAGCGGAACGTATCAGGGAGTGCTCAGTTCGGACGGTTCTTATATTTTAGCGACACTCAGTTATTATGCTTATCGTATCTATTTAAATCCTGTCGATGATTTCTATGTAGACTATGTTCTCGTTTATAATTCGGGTACCACCGCTAAATTCATGGGATCGCATACCACCGAGGACGGCAAAGAATTGACGATTTTGATTTCTTCTGAATCAATAGAGGACGACGACGGTTTTGCCGGATTCAACGCGCCTTCGTTTGTCGTTACATATGACGGAAAATCCTGTACGACGACCGCGAAATACAGCGACTATATGTCTTCTCTTGAATTTAACGTAGACGGCAAGACTTACGAGGCGAAGATCGAAAACAACCAGATGACGGTTACGGAAAAAACGGCGGCGTAAAACCGCAGACAACACTCTTCGATAAGAAGGGGAACGAAATGTAAAGCGTTACGGCATTGCCCCCGCGGTCCGCGGGGGCAAGGATGCCGTTTCGGAGTCGATTTTTATGAACGAAAAACCCGAATCAACCGATCCGTCGGACGACGGGCGCACGATTGCCGATATGTCCTTCGATTGGATGCCGTGGAACCGCGGTATCGTCAGGCGCGGCAAACGCCGCAAGCGCGAACGCGCTGCCCGTGACAAAAAGACGGAAAAACAACAATTTCGCGACGCGGTCAAAGGGCAATATCTTGCGATGCTGCCCGTACTATTTTGTATTATCGCCGCTTTTACGCTCATTTACCTGTTATTGCGGCTTTGGTTGAAATCTTGAGGTACCTATGAACTTTCACCTTTCAAAGCGGAAAACGATTCTATGTCTTTTTCTCCTGTTTCTTTCGTGTCTTGCGCTCGCGGCGTGCAGCAAAACGTTTCTGCCCGAGGAGCACGGCTTCACCGCTCTCGTCGTGTACGATGCGAACGGCGGCAGTTTCGGCACTTCCGACACGACGGGGATCAAGACGTATAAATATAAACCGTCGGTATCCATCATGGAACCGGGCGGAAAACATAATTTGCAGTTTAACGCGCCGAGCATGTCCTCAAAGCATGTCATCGCGTGGTTTCCGGCCCTTCTCGACGAGAACGGCGCACCCTTGAAAAACGAAGACGGCTCTTTTCAACTTGCGGACGAGCCCTGGGATTTTTCGGCGGATCGCCTTCCCGACGAGGCGGGCTATAAATTGTATTTGGTCGCGAAGTGGGGAATGAACTATAAACTCACCATCGACGTAGGCGAAGAAGCCCGCAAAGCGGGCGTGGAAAACATCGTCAATCAGAGTTTTACCGAAGCAGGTCCTATTTCGCAGCCCGGACTCAACCCCGAATGGAACGGATATACTTTCCACTATTATTATACGGAAGACGGAAAACGTTTGAGAACTTCTGAAGATTGGGCGCAACTGGTTTTGAATGACGAAACTCCCGAACTGACTATTTACGTTCGCTGGCTGACGGGCAAGTGGTATATCGTCACTTCCGCCGACGGATTATCCGACATGGGACAGCGCAATTATATCCTTGACGCGGACATCGATATGGGCGGAAGGGAATTCAAGACGCCGACGAATTATCAGGGCACGTTCGACGGAAACGGACACACGATCTCCAATTTCGAAACTTCTGTCAGACAGGGCGGTCAGGTATCGTCGGTCGGATTGTTTTCCTTTGCGGGCAGAGGCTGCGTGAAGAACGTGACGTTTGCAGACGCGACGTTGGCGGTCACGTTAACGTCCAGACTTACGGGCGTGGGGGCGCGTTTCAATGTGGGATTTTTCTGCGGGAACGGCGAGGCGCTCGATCTGGAAAACTTTGTCGGACTTGGATTCAGAAATTGTGTCTTGAACGTCAAGCGCGAAGTCGCGGCAGTGGATATGCCAGTAAAGACGGGTGAGAGCACGCATTTCGGGATTTTCGGAACGCTGAAAAGCGAACAGAATTTTACGCCCGTTGCGGGCAGCACGGCAATATCCGTGACCGTCGAATAAATATTTTTTACAATTTTTCCGAACATTTTCGGAAACGGATAGATTGCAGGGGCGAAAGCCCGAACGAATAATATTGCGAGGAGTTTAGAATGAAAAAGATTTTGGCAGTCATGCTTGCTTTTGTTTTCTGTCTCGGCATCTTTGCCGGTTGCGGGAAAAAGGATAATGGAGACGATAATCCGCCCGATAAGGAAGTGTACGTTCCCACGGAAGACGAGCAGACAAAAGCGTTGGTATTCGGGATCGACGGCGCGGACGGCGTATTCAGCCCCTTCTTTTCCAGCGCCGCGTACGATTCTGAGATTGTAGGCCAGACGCAACTCGGTATGCTCACTACGGATAACGGCGAACTGAAAAGCGGCGATAATTATGCCTGCGTGGCGAAAGATCATCGCAGCGTTTATTTGGATAGTCAGGGAAACGAGATCAAAAATGCGAGCGACGCAAAGTTTACCCGCTATGATTTTATTATTAAAAAAGGCCTTAAATTCTCCGACGGCGTCGATCTGACGATCAAAGACGTTCTTTTCAACCTTTACGTGTATCTCGATCCCGTCTATACGGGCAGCGCCACCATCTATTCGACGGATATCGTGGGGCTGAACGAATACAGAACGCAGTCCAAAGACGAAAGCGCGAACGACGCGCTCGAGGAACAGGCGGCCGTCAACGCGCAGACGCGTTTGAAACGCGCATCCGACTGGCTGAACAACCAGGCGCTCCTCGAAGATACGCCGAACGGAAAATACGAAGAACTCACTGCCGAACAGAAGAAACAGTACGTAATGGGTTTGGAAAAATACGAAGCCGAAATCAACAAGGATATCGAATTTTTCATTCCGTATTACCGTCAGGAAGTAGAGGGGAATTATCAGTCAGCAATTTCCTCGTTTGAAGACGACCGCAAAAATACTTACGCTTATGACGATGGCGAATACTGGCAGTCTTTCCTGTATATGTACGGCATTATCGACATCGCGTACAACGCGAAGGGCGAACCCATAAAAACGACGGTCGGCACGGGCGATGACAAAGTCGAACTATATACGTTCAACTTTGCCGACGATCCTACCATGACCAACGGCTGCAAATGGGTAAAGGATTACATAGAAGAATACGACGCCGAAAACTGGGAGAATATGTCGGGCGCGACCACGCTTGAAAAGCACAACAACGCAAAAATGGAAGCGGCGATCGAACTCGTTTACAGTACGACGGTCGGCGCAAACGACGAGAACGGCAAATTCAAATACGAATATTCCCAGTTTGCCCTGACCATTCTTTCCAGCGGCAGCACGAATACGCTGTTGACCGAAATGCAGGCGGACGAAAAATCCAAGATCATCGACAATACGGCGGGCGACAATCTCGTAAGGTCGATTTCGGGCATCACCACCTCGAAAGTCGATACCTTTGCGGGCGAAAAGTTGGACGGCGAGTACGATATGCTTTCCATTAAAATTAAAAACGTCGACCCCAAGGCGATCTGGAACTTTGCCTTTACGGTGGCTCCCTTGCATTATTATTCGTACGCAGGCGCGGGAGATGAAGGGGAATGGAACGTCAAAAATAATTTCGGCGTCCGCTATAACGATACCGATTTTATGAACAACGTCTTAAAAGACAGCGAAAAACTGGGCGTTCCCGTAGGAGCAGGCCCTTACAAGGCGAGCAAAGAGAGGGGACTGGGCGAAAACGAATTGTATCCCTCCAAGAACGAATTCAAAAAGAACAACCGCGTCTATTACGAGCGCAATACCTATTTTGATTTGGTCGATGGCAAAAAGGGCGGCGAAATTCAGAATGCAAAGGTCAAATATTTGCAATATCAGATCGTCAACTCGAATTTTCTGCTCGATTCGCTTTCCGAGAAAGAAATCGACGTGGGGAACGTTAACGCGACGGCCGCAAACGTCAAGCGTATCAACGGCATCGATTATTTAAAGGGCGACACCACGCGCACCAACGGTTACGGTTACGTGGGAATCAACGCCGCCAAAATTGCAGACGTCTGGATGCGCCGCGCGATCATGAAGGCGATGGATACCACGATTATCAGCAACGGTTATTACAACGGCGGCCTGTGCGACCTGATTTACCGTCCCATATCCATGGAATCCTGGGCGTATCCGAAAAACGACGCGGCTGAGAGGCCTTACGCCTTTACCGACGATCTGGGGTATGAAGTGGATTACGTTTACGACGGTTCGGGCGCCGATATTGCGAAAATGCTTGCCGCTCACGGTTATCAGGTCAGCAACGATAATAAAGTCCTTGCCGATCCCGACGGCAATAAATTGCCCAAGATCACCTTTACCATCGCGGGCGAATCCAACGATCACCCCGCATGGCAGATGTTCAAGAACGCGGAAAATGTTCTGGAAGGCATCGGTTTCACGATCGACGTAAAGACCGATCAGTTTGCGCTGCAAAAACTTTCCAAGGGCGAACTTACCGTTTGGGCGGCTGCCTGGTCGAGCACGATCGATCCGGATATGTACCAGGTTTACCACAAAGATTCCAACGCGGGCAGCACCTTGAACTGGGGCTACCGCGCCATTAAGGCGGACAAACAGAAATACGCCTACGAATGGGGCGTTATCGAGGAACTTTCCGATCTGATCGACCGCGCCCGTACCTTTATCGAAGAACCTCCCCGCAAGGATATTTACGCCAAGGCGCTCGATCTCATTATGGAACTTGCCGTGGAAATGCCCACGTATCAGCGTAACGATCTGACCGTCTATAACATTTCTAAGATCGATACAAAAACGGTCAATCAGAATCCTACGTCTTACGACGGTATCTTTGCGAAAATTTGGGAAGTCGGATACGTCAGATAACGGCGTTCGCCTCGGAGAGTTTTCATGGTTAAATATATCATCAAGAGGATACTGCTCGCCATCGTCATACTGTTCGGCGTATCCGTCATCATTTATTCGCTCGTCCGCATGATGCCGGGAGATTTCATTACCAATAAATTCATGCAGATGGTTATCGACGGCAAGATGAGCGAGAAAGAATTCAACCGCCTGTTAGAGGTGTACGGTCTTGCGGATCGTTCGTTCTGGGGTATCTTAAAAGGGTATTTCACATGGATCGGCAATGTGTTCCAAGGGGATCTCGGCCGCTCGTTCAAGTACGAAGACAGCGTCAGCACGATCATCGTCGAGAACATGGGCATCTCCTTCGGCATTGCCTTTGCGGCGCTCATTCTCGAATTCATCATCGCGATCCCGCTCGGCGTCAAGGCGGCGACCAACCAATACGGCGTCGTAGACTATTCCGCAAGCGTCCTTTCGATGATCGGAACGGCTCTGCCGACCTTCTTCTTCGCGGCGATCTGTATCCAGTTGTTCTCGGTGCAGTTGGGGTGGTTCCCCGTCAACGGACTGACGAGCACGCTCCCGTCCGACGCAACCGAGTGGACAAGGTTCTGGGATAAGATCTGGCATCTGGTCATACCCGTGTTCATCATGGTATTCCTTTCCGTCGGCTCGCTGATGCGATACACGCGCACCAACACGTTGGAAGTGCTCAATGCAGACTATATCCGTACGGCGCGCGCCAAGGGTCTGAGCGAGGGGAAAGTCATCTATAAACACGCTTTCAGAAATACTTTGATCCCGCTCGTCACGCTGCTTGCGGGCACGCTGCCGGGACTTTTCAGCGGCGCGATGATCACGGAGCAGATGTTTGCCATTCCCGGTATCGGGCTGAAAGCGTATGAGGCGCTCAAAGCGGGCGATATTCCTTTTATCATGGGATATAATATGTTCCTCGCCATTCTGACTGTTTTGGGAACGCTGCTCGCCGACCTGATGTACGCGGTCGTCGACCCCCGCGTTAAAATTTTGAAGTAGGAGACCGACATGAGCGAGAAAGATCAAAATAAAAACGCGGACGAGGTCGTGCCCAACGAAGAATTCGAAAACCTGTCGCCCCTGCAGGCGACGGGGCGGCCCGTCAACGACAGCGCAACAGAGTACGCCGAAACGGCGCTTGTTTCCCGCGGCGAAGCCCCCGAAGAAAAACTCGAAGACCGCATCAAGACGTTATCGCCGGGGGCGATGGTCGCAAAGCGGTTCTTCCGTTCCAAACTGTCGGTCGTAGGGCTGGTGACGCTCATACTTTTATTCGCATTTTCCTTTTTCGGACCGCTTTTGCAACTCGTCTGTCCCGCGATCTGGCAACAGGACGAAGTGGACCGTAGCCAGGGCAAGATCATCGAGATCAATCGTCCTTACGAATATCAGGACGCAGACGGCGAAACGCAGGTCGCTTACGAATACAGCGCCACGCCGAACAGTTTCAATTTCGATGCTCCCGTCAGTCCCACGCATTTACTGGGTACGGACAGAAACGGCTACGATATTTTTTCCCGTCTGATGTACGGGGGAAGGATCTCTTTGACGTTGGGTTTTGTCGTCGTCATCCTGGAAACGCTTTTAGGCGTTTTTCTGGGGGGCTTGGCAGGATATTTCGGCAAGTGGGTGGATATGCTCATCATGCGAATCGTGGATATATTCAACTGTATCCCGACGCTGCCGATCATGTTGATTATCAGTTATATGCTTGACGCAAACGGAGTGGCGGACATGCCGAAACTCTATATCATGATGGCGATGCTCACGCTGATCGGCTGGGCGGGCGTCGCGCGCATGGTACGGGGGCAGATCCTCTATCTTCGGGAGCAGGAATATATGATGGCAGCCGAATGTACGGGCATCAGCGTATGGCGAAAGTTATTCAAACACCTTTTGCCTAACGTCCTGCCGCAACTCATCGTTTCCATGACGCTGGGGCTCGGCGGCATAATTCTGACCGAAGCGACGCTCGGATTTTTGGGACTGGGCGTTCCCGCCGACTTTGCGACCTGGGGCAACATGATCAACGTGCTTACGAGCGAAGTTTCCTATTGGGGCGCATATCCGAACCAGTGGGTCCCCGTCGGTATCTGTATCGTGCTCGCGGTGCTCGCCTTCAACTTTGTCGGCGACGGTCTGCGCGACGCGTTCGACCCCAAAATGAAGAGGTAGAACATGTCGGAAGAAAAGAATCATTACCTTTCCAAAAAAGAATCGCGTAAGATCGCAAGCGAAAACAAGCGCTTTATCCGCGTTCTGGAAAAAAACAAGCGCCGCAAGGCGGACGAAACGGAATATACGGCGACGCTCTCGGACGAGCATAATATCGTAGAATTCGAAAATCTGCATACCTACTTTTTTACCGATTCGGGCGTTTCGAAAGCGGTCAACGGCGTTTCGTTGAACGTGCCGGAAGGCTCCGTCGTCGGCATCGTCGGCGAGTCGGGCTGCGGAAAGTCTGTCACGAGCCTGTCGCTCATGCGCCTCGTGCAGGCGCCGCAGGGACAGATCGTGGAAGGCGAGATCCGTTTTAAATCCAGCGAATATAAACTGGGCGCGGACGGAAAGCCTATTCCGATTTATTGCACGGAACCCGACGGACAGGGCGGAGAACGTCCCGTCATGGTCGCAAAGCGCGACAAAACGGGGCTCAAAATATGCGATGCGAAGGGCGAACCCGTGATGGTTCCGCTGCAAAAGCGCGACGAAGCGGGCGTCTTGTGTTTCGAAATGGAAGAAAAGGTGTTCGATCTTGCCAAAATGCCCGTCGCGCAGATGTCGCGTATCCGCGGGCGGCAGATCGCCATGATCTTTCAGGAGCCCATGACTTCGCTCAATCCCGTATTTACCGTGGGCAACCAACTGGACGAAGTGACGCTTCTGCACATTCCGGGCACAAATAAACAGGAGGCGAAACTGCGGAGTCTGGATATGCTCCGACAGGTGGGAATCGCCATGCCGGAGCGCGTCTATAAATCTTATCCCCATGAAATATCGGGCGGCATGCGCCAGCGCGTGATGATCGCCATGGCGCTCGCGTGCAATCCGCGCCTCATCGTCGCGGACGAACCTACGAC from Candidatus Borkfalkia ceftriaxoniphila includes the following:
- a CDS encoding ABC transporter permease → MSEKDQNKNADEVVPNEEFENLSPLQATGRPVNDSATEYAETALVSRGEAPEEKLEDRIKTLSPGAMVAKRFFRSKLSVVGLVTLILLFAFSFFGPLLQLVCPAIWQQDEVDRSQGKIIEINRPYEYQDADGETQVAYEYSATPNSFNFDAPVSPTHLLGTDRNGYDIFSRLMYGGRISLTLGFVVVILETLLGVFLGGLAGYFGKWVDMLIMRIVDIFNCIPTLPIMLIISYMLDANGVADMPKLYIMMAMLTLIGWAGVARMVRGQILYLREQEYMMAAECTGISVWRKLFKHLLPNVLPQLIVSMTLGLGGIILTEATLGFLGLGVPADFATWGNMINVLTSEVSYWGAYPNQWVPVGICIVLAVLAFNFVGDGLRDAFDPKMKR
- a CDS encoding ABC transporter permease produces the protein MVKYIIKRILLAIVILFGVSVIIYSLVRMMPGDFITNKFMQMVIDGKMSEKEFNRLLEVYGLADRSFWGILKGYFTWIGNVFQGDLGRSFKYEDSVSTIIVENMGISFGIAFAALILEFIIAIPLGVKAATNQYGVVDYSASVLSMIGTALPTFFFAAICIQLFSVQLGWFPVNGLTSTLPSDATEWTRFWDKIWHLVIPVFIMVFLSVGSLMRYTRTNTLEVLNADYIRTARAKGLSEGKVIYKHAFRNTLIPLVTLLAGTLPGLFSGAMITEQMFAIPGIGLKAYEALKAGDIPFIMGYNMFLAILTVLGTLLADLMYAVVDPRVKILK
- a CDS encoding ABC transporter ATP-binding protein, which gives rise to MSEEKNHYLSKKESRKIASENKRFIRVLEKNKRRKADETEYTATLSDEHNIVEFENLHTYFFTDSGVSKAVNGVSLNVPEGSVVGIVGESGCGKSVTSLSLMRLVQAPQGQIVEGEIRFKSSEYKLGADGKPIPIYCTEPDGQGGERPVMVAKRDKTGLKICDAKGEPVMVPLQKRDEAGVLCFEMEEKVFDLAKMPVAQMSRIRGRQIAMIFQEPMTSLNPVFTVGNQLDEVTLLHIPGTNKQEAKLRSLDMLRQVGIAMPERVYKSYPHEISGGMRQRVMIAMALACNPRLIVADEPTTALDVTIQAQILDLLRDVRKKMKGSIMLITHDLGVIAEMADYVYVMYAGKVVESGTVQEIFKDPLHPYTVGLQKSKPVVGKEVRELYSIPGQVPNPINMPDYCYFKERCDRCVADCAGAYPEFVWVSPTHGVACHRYTEGGKKE
- a CDS encoding ABC transporter substrate-binding protein, giving the protein MKKILAVMLAFVFCLGIFAGCGKKDNGDDNPPDKEVYVPTEDEQTKALVFGIDGADGVFSPFFSSAAYDSEIVGQTQLGMLTTDNGELKSGDNYACVAKDHRSVYLDSQGNEIKNASDAKFTRYDFIIKKGLKFSDGVDLTIKDVLFNLYVYLDPVYTGSATIYSTDIVGLNEYRTQSKDESANDALEEQAAVNAQTRLKRASDWLNNQALLEDTPNGKYEELTAEQKKQYVMGLEKYEAEINKDIEFFIPYYRQEVEGNYQSAISSFEDDRKNTYAYDDGEYWQSFLYMYGIIDIAYNAKGEPIKTTVGTGDDKVELYTFNFADDPTMTNGCKWVKDYIEEYDAENWENMSGATTLEKHNNAKMEAAIELVYSTTVGANDENGKFKYEYSQFALTILSSGSTNTLLTEMQADEKSKIIDNTAGDNLVRSISGITTSKVDTFAGEKLDGEYDMLSIKIKNVDPKAIWNFAFTVAPLHYYSYAGAGDEGEWNVKNNFGVRYNDTDFMNNVLKDSEKLGVPVGAGPYKASKERGLGENELYPSKNEFKKNNRVYYERNTYFDLVDGKKGGEIQNAKVKYLQYQIVNSNFLLDSLSEKEIDVGNVNATAANVKRINGIDYLKGDTTRTNGYGYVGINAAKIADVWMRRAIMKAMDTTIISNGYYNGGLCDLIYRPISMESWAYPKNDAAERPYAFTDDLGYEVDYVYDGSGADIAKMLAAHGYQVSNDNKVLADPDGNKLPKITFTIAGESNDHPAWQMFKNAENVLEGIGFTIDVKTDQFALQKLSKGELTVWAAAWSSTIDPDMYQVYHKDSNAGSTLNWGYRAIKADKQKYAYEWGVIEELSDLIDRARTFIEEPPRKDIYAKALDLIMELAVEMPTYQRNDLTVYNISKIDTKTVNQNPTSYDGIFAKIWEVGYVR